acagaataattattttcaTCTGTGAGAAATAAACTTTGAACATTTGTCTCGTTTTTCTATTAAACAGTGCACACTTACTACATGTAGTGATCGACGAGGAGCTCTCAGCATGCAGGAGATGTCATCCACTATACTATCCACTGTTGCCTGTGAGCCAAACAGCTGCGTGTTGTTGTAATAGATGTCTCTAAAATATGCCAGGAtgtacaacacaaaaaaaaaccacacaaatgttcaattacatttaataataaaattttcAATAATAGTTTGTTCTGCATAAAGTCATAAAAACAACCTTTTCGTAGCGTATGTGTTGCTCTGCACAAGTCGGTAGATAACAGAGAGGATTTTCAGAACTTGTGCTTTAGAGAGACAAAgaacattattttaaaagttaTGGCATCAAATATtttggtatcaaactcattttagttcaggggccaaaaacgtAGCATTTCGATCTCAAGTGGATCACATGTTATGTGAGAAAAttagcaattttaacattattattccctagtttgcacttctacgtagacataaaatacaaaatatgttagAAACCGACCATAACCAAGCAATAAGTAATAACTACTGTATCAGTCCCAACAAAAAATTTAGTTGACATTTCCTATTTAAAggaaaaatgtcataatttgaggaaaattgaagaattttgtaagactttttaattttttcaactgtttaacattaaaaatgactgcaatcataaACAagcatgttgtgtgtttttgttgtgtgttttttgggggtcactgtatgtatttttttgttgttttgtaaatgaattcacattgtgtgtgtgctttgtgagtttttgaagtcattttgtgtgttttggaaaacattttgtgtacttcctttgctgttttgcataatttattgttattcattgtatatttgttctcattttgtgtattttggagcatttttatgttaattttgtacacatcttgtgtgtgttttggagtaatcttgtatattttagttgtcatttttaaaaatctttctataattttgcatgttttcaatGAGTCAAAAATAAACGTTACCTTTGGGAACTACAAAATATTTACCAGACATGTGGTAGCTTGCAATCTTTCTATGCTCATTATTGAagaatttctgtattttttagtaataataatgcaaattCAACAATTCTCCAAGTCAAATACTagacacaaaacattttttacacagTGAAGAGCAAACTAGGGCCCAATATTCTTGTAAATGCACTTTTTCCTCAAAGAAAGATTTTTACTTTCGGCCGAATTGAATGCTCcctaagggccggatttggccccgggGAATGAGTTCAACACCTGTCTTAGATTGTGTTTGGATATTTAAAGATAAATActtaaaataagcaaataatAACTTCTCTTTCAACAATATTCTACAGAAGCAAGATAGTTATATTTTCTTTGCATTCAAGACAACGGATGTGTGAAAACCTTTTGAATTACTCGTAAACAAACAGTTTAAGACACAAAAATAGTCGAGTGTGGATCTTCTCACCAAACTTGTTGACAGACGAGGGACTATCGCTTCTCAGAGCGGTGACAGAATGTCCTGAATTCATCTGAAGTCCAACGGTGCTGTCAAAACTAAAGTGGGAAGGAAGTATTCAGGCAAATTCAAAATATACTGCAAACTAATGCTGTACGATATAAAAACTTCTACAGTACGATATAACCCTCTAACGTTTATATCGCTAATTTAATGTGTGTGGTCTTGATCCCACTTTGTTGCTAAAATATCATGAAGCAGGCTAATCTAATCACAGCAACGCTGCTACTTTGCAGTAGCATGTTTACGTCACCCAGAGCTATAGTTTACAGCAATGTTAGTGGAGAAAAGCTGTATTGATATGAAGTAATTGAAAAGCAATCAGGTTTTATGGGAGGAAATCGACCAGTCTatgcaaagttatagaaaataataaagccttattataaaaaataagtaaCCTTAGTCAACTTTCGAAACAATGTTTGGAAAAAGGTGCTGCAAAATCAGACGTTTTAGGCCAAAACAATTGCAGAAATTGGTTCTGAAATCCTAAATGTACCAAGAAATACCAATTTATTTATAGAAaccatatttatatataacaaaatatataatgaatagcAACTTTCCATTCATTTCATGCCATTTTAAGGAATAAATACTATATTGGGATATATATCGTTATCAGGATATAAATctactaggagtgtgacaatatctcgatacgacAATATATCATGATGTTTCGTCTAACGATAAGTTATCGATTCACTGGCAccaaacattgatttttttttttttttttttttaaataaaatcatccCGCTTATTATACAAATTaagtatagggccctataaaatccacgttaacggaatcaaATGGACAGAACCGACATGAAATGCGTCTCTGTGAGAAGAAAGGAACCTTTTTTTTATGGGAAATACGTTTCTGGGGAGCGCTTATTAAGCGCTCCGCCCTCCTCCTCCCgtcttggctgcattaaacagCACCCAAATCACCTGAAACTCCATTcaaactgccaaaaaaactacgcaaatcatcacggactccaaaatacagagcccaccagtgcctgcttaactttaatgtgCCTGTAAAACTCTGTCCGTTTCTAGTGTAGAGCAGCGGCGCTCTGTGCAGcgtcacctgctcagagtgCGTTAatatctcatcagagctacagaagatccgtgGGAAAAATTGCGTGTCGTTatggacgagaccatcgatgccaggttaatgcactgactgaaatgtttatttttcatatgcagtgaaattttctagttttttcaaaacaagttaattctgcttgttaagcagcactgatacagtatgtgtccatgtttacagagaagttgataatactagcactgaaatgactattttctgcattcattttgtttttaatgatttaaagttcaTTTGCACGAACATCGtgaacaatattttggtgaagcattattttgtatcagtcttcCCTTAAAGACTTAAATATGGAtatgtgactagttgtggtcagtgtgtgttaagaagagccactgtgcagtatacactgTGTTTTACTTGGCTGTTATTCATAATTCCTGTGACATGGATTCAGTGCAATAGATAAATTATGAATTTCTTAAGTGACACAGATACCGTGATGTATCGCGGATGAAATTTCCCGCAATATATCGATTATCGCCGTATCACGGgcaaaaatatcgtgatattttgtatcgcgaggtacctggcgatacccaacCCTAAAATCTACCTatattgtgaaataaaaatatttccatATCACACAGCACTAATCCAAACTGACTTTGTTTTCTTCTATTAAACATCGCTGCACCATGAGGCGAGCCTAGATGAAATCCCCTTTATACCCTCTGTCCTGATTCATCCCACTTTATAAAAGACATGCATTTAGTTTAATCCAAACAAGACAGGACATTCTTCTCTGTACTGAGTAAACCTTCTGAACAtcctaaacacattaaatcctGCACGAATCACTTTGTGTCTCTCAGTTTCTTATCCTTCAGTGATCTTATTCTCAAGCAGCAGGAACTTATTCAGCTTCCGTCTCTGATCCAacagttaaaagttgtttttattgatttttgtttttgctacAACCTGGTAAACTGTACAGAGTACTTTTATACCAATCAAAAACAGCTAAAGGGTTCATTTCCTCAAAATGGTAATTAAACAACTCTCTAACCTTTATGTTaaactgggcaaaaaaaatcgatttatcaaatttgttaaaaataaaataaaacgatttttattttgcaaatccgagtttattttgtttattttttatttttcccaccacagtttttttcagattttttcgTGTTCCGTCCTcatgggttaccgtagcgcgatgtgagccagccccctctttgtttacatttgtttaccctttgagtaggctatatgtgtgccacaggcatgtttaattttttatttgcactgaGATTCTAAGGgaaaagtttattatttttttaattgtaatgttataaaatatgtagttatctgatttcttaatcacaAAATCGCGACTCAAAACtccaatttttctttaaaaaatctgagaggttttttttttttaggcaaaatcacccagccctacttcaTGTGTGGCCAAACCTGCAAAAATCTGTGGcggtaaatgtttatttttttctttaaccaaCATGGAGTACCTGACTATGTTAATCTGAAAAGGTCAAGAACAGGGATCCCACACAGTTTGTGTACAAAAGACTGCGGTAGTGTTCAGGTTGAGTGGATAATCTTTTCATGTTAAAGCATGCGTTAGGATTACCTGATGTTGGCCCAGGACGATCTGTTGGGCAGCTTCAGGACAGGGGCCTCATCCTGGGACAGACTGGTCACTATTCCCAGAATAATGTCTTCAATACGGTTCAGAATATCCCTGCTAgatctaaaaaaatacaacaaagactATCATAGTGTTTTAATTGTAGCTAAATAGGACGATCAGAAGGGGAAAAGAAatctgacaaataacacatgcaCTGTCGAGGGAAAAGAAACTGATAATTGTCAAGTTTGTAAAGAATaatgctttttgtgttttaataccTTGGATTATTGGTCTTAATGGTAACAAATTTCAGGTTTGACAACTGttatattcattatttaaatcaatttaaaattataaatatcCATTAGGTACGGTACATGGTCTGATATAAAACGtacaaaatcacaaaagtaaaacattttgtgcggccccccaaGGTGACTgcaaaaaactccaaaacacaaaattacacaaagaaacagcaaaaacgcccaaaatgacaacaaaaatagtgaAAATGATAGAAACGTATATACATACCaaatacaatacacaaaaataactcaaaaaaacacactatgacaacaataatacacaaaattactcctaaaacaGCAAATGAttccaaagaaacacaaaacaacaacaaacacacacaaaatgagagaaatatatgcaaaattacaatagaaatacaaaaaaattacaataaaaatacacaaaattactccaaaaacccacaaaacagaaataaagaaaatcacaaaatagcaaacaaatccacataaaatgaaataataaaatatacaaaacgatacataaaatgacaattaaaatacaCGACTAgtatgccttaaaaaaaaaaaaaaaaaaacttggatcTTCGACTATTAAATGTAAGATTACTAATGAGGGAGCCGTTGTACAATTTTAGCAGGACACAAGGTACAAAAGCATGATTTGACATGTGGAGTAAACGATATATCGTTGGGCTTgatacaatacatattaattacataaaacaaaactatTAACCTGCTAAGCTCTGTTAAAAGCTATTAAAATTAGACAACTATAAACAGCTGTGCATTGAGTTGACGTTACACATAAACGGAGTAAATTGAcggttttaaaaaataacacctGACATTATATAACATAGTGTCGGTGAATTAAAACTTACGGACAGACTTCCGCTTCGAGGTGATGAAAACTCGTCGCATCCTTGGAGTTATTCAACAGTTGAAGACGAAGTTTGTCGATTTCAGTGAAATCCTGAAGACGATGAGCCTCCATTACAGTAGATGACGTCACAAACGAGAACGCGCGCGGTGACTTTCCAGGtgtatcaaaaaaacaaaacaaaaaaaaaaaaacaacgaagaagaaaaagaaaattcccGCGCAGATCTGATCCAAAAGCCACATTATCAGCATTTAAGACAATGACCATCTGTGCAAGAGTACAGGAAAAAgggcttttgtgtgtttttgttgttgttttgtgttttttgggggtcactgtttgtatttttgtatattaattctctttttgtgagttttaaagtcattttgtgtgttttgggaatcattctgtgtaatttttgtgtatttttccgaTATTTCtcttgtcatctt
This portion of the Gouania willdenowi chromosome 7, fGouWil2.1, whole genome shotgun sequence genome encodes:
- the spo11 gene encoding meiotic recombination protein SPO11 isoform X2 → MEAHRLQDFTEIDKLRLQLLNNSKDATSFHHLEAEVCPSSRDILNRIEDIILGIVTSLSQDEAPVLKLPNRSSWANISFDSTVGLQMNSGHSVTALRSDSPSSVNKFAQVLKILSVIYRLVQSNTYATKRDIYYNNTQLFGSQATVDSIVDDISCMLRAPRRSLHVGKGVPDMNSRLMVRKLWDTLHVPIFALVDSDPHGIEIMCIYKYGSMAMSFEAHSLTVPSVMWLGLLPSDLQRLQVPSDVLIPLTKNDEKKLSSLLQRPYLTDQPDWQKEMEVMQRTKVKAEIQSLAAISPDFLTNIYLPNKLRYGGWV